A region of Kribbella sp. NBC_01245 DNA encodes the following proteins:
- a CDS encoding DUF2461 domain-containing protein, which yields MATREVTHFGGFPRALFEFLAGLEKDNSKSYWDANKATWETAVQEPVQSLMAELEPEFGPLRTFRPNRDVRFSKDKSPYKTWVGVTTSERSVGGIGCFLRLEAGSMRLACGSMVMATDQLERFRAGIDNVASGAEFVKLSGRLADKGLLVGPGRQDPLKRTPAGYPKDHPREEILRWKGAVVVKEYEQAAWMYKAGAVEKIREVWSGAVPLTKWIEKYVGESTIPVRRRGD from the coding sequence GTGGCGACTAGGGAAGTGACGCACTTCGGCGGTTTCCCGCGCGCGTTGTTCGAGTTCCTTGCGGGGCTGGAGAAGGACAACTCCAAGTCCTATTGGGACGCCAACAAGGCGACCTGGGAGACCGCGGTCCAGGAGCCGGTCCAGTCGCTGATGGCCGAGCTCGAGCCCGAGTTCGGCCCGCTGCGCACCTTCCGGCCCAACCGCGACGTCCGGTTCTCCAAGGACAAGTCGCCGTACAAGACCTGGGTGGGCGTCACCACCAGCGAGCGGTCGGTCGGCGGCATCGGGTGCTTTCTGCGGCTCGAGGCCGGCAGTATGCGGCTGGCCTGTGGGTCGATGGTGATGGCCACCGACCAGCTCGAGCGGTTCCGGGCGGGCATCGACAACGTTGCGTCCGGCGCCGAGTTCGTGAAGTTGTCCGGCCGGCTCGCCGACAAAGGCCTGCTGGTAGGCCCGGGCCGCCAGGACCCGCTCAAGCGAACCCCGGCCGGCTACCCCAAGGACCACCCGCGGGAAGAGATCTTGCGGTGGAAGGGAGCCGTCGTTGTGAAGGAGTACGAGCAGGCGGCCTGGATGTACAAGGCCGGCGCCGTCGAGAAGATCCGCGAGGTCTGGAGCGGGGCTGTTCCGCTGACCAAGTGGATCGAGAAGTACGTGGGGGAGAGCACGATCCCGGTACGCCGCCGGGGCGACTGA
- a CDS encoding VOC family protein, protein MSHLDLVTLLTYDMERTKAFYCELLGFEEVPEFSRGEHFSWLRSKKRSSSIALFHAREKAERPTVAHIPDESGGVMLGFEVDSAAEYYEIWKARGDIPLRTEVFDMGKGFTFGSQDPEGNFLQVFDVHPHFREIQQRIGMD, encoded by the coding sequence ATGTCCCATCTGGATCTGGTCACCCTCCTCACCTACGACATGGAACGCACGAAGGCCTTCTATTGCGAGCTGCTTGGCTTCGAGGAGGTCCCCGAGTTCTCCCGCGGCGAGCACTTCTCCTGGCTGCGCTCCAAGAAGCGAAGCTCCAGCATCGCCTTGTTCCACGCCCGCGAGAAGGCGGAACGGCCGACCGTCGCCCACATCCCCGACGAGAGCGGCGGCGTGATGCTGGGCTTCGAGGTCGACAGCGCCGCGGAGTACTACGAGATCTGGAAAGCGCGCGGGGACATCCCGCTGCGCACCGAGGTCTTCGACATGGGCAAGGGTTTCACCTTCGGCTCGCAGGACCCGGAGGGCAACTTCCTCCAGGTCTTCGACGTCCACCCGCACTTCCGTGAGATCCAGCAGCGCATCGGAATGGACTGA
- a CDS encoding M20/M25/M40 family metallo-hydrolase → MTSSTPRETRGETSGDRRGYAPEADVVELCSELIRIDTTNYGNGKSVGERVAAEYVAAKLDEVGIESTIYESEPGRATLVAHWEGEDQSADPLLVHGHLDVVPADPKDWKVDPFAGEIFDGCVWGRGAVDMKDFDAMVLSVVRARQRAGVKPRRPVRLVFTADEEAGGAYGAHWLVKNHPDTIADCTEGIGEVGGFSITVKDDLRLYLIETAEKGMSWMRLKAKGTAGHGSMINDDNAVTNLVNAVTRLGNHQWPLRVTPTVRQFLGELEDVLGVELDPEDMTETLSKLGSFSRMFGATLRNTTNPTMLSAGYKVNVIPGDAEAYVDGRYLPGYEDEFFATIDELIGDKVTREAAVEDIALETEFSGDLVEAMKACLAAEDPQSRTAPLLMSGGTDAKAWSRLGIRCFGFAPLQLPPDLDFMGMFHGIDERVPTSALEFGSRVLDRFFDQA, encoded by the coding sequence ATGACTTCTTCGACCCCTCGCGAGACCCGTGGTGAGACCTCTGGCGATCGGCGTGGCTATGCGCCTGAGGCCGATGTGGTGGAGCTGTGTAGTGAGTTGATCCGGATCGACACCACGAATTACGGCAATGGGAAGAGCGTGGGGGAGCGGGTCGCCGCGGAGTATGTGGCGGCCAAGCTGGACGAGGTCGGGATCGAGTCGACCATCTACGAGTCGGAGCCCGGCCGGGCCACGCTGGTGGCGCACTGGGAGGGGGAGGACCAGTCGGCCGATCCGCTGCTGGTGCACGGCCACCTCGACGTCGTACCGGCTGATCCGAAGGACTGGAAGGTCGATCCGTTCGCCGGGGAGATCTTCGACGGGTGCGTTTGGGGCCGGGGCGCGGTCGATATGAAGGACTTCGACGCGATGGTGTTGTCGGTGGTGCGGGCGCGGCAGCGGGCGGGCGTCAAGCCGCGGCGGCCGGTACGGCTGGTGTTCACGGCGGACGAGGAGGCCGGCGGGGCGTACGGCGCGCACTGGCTGGTGAAGAACCATCCGGACACGATCGCGGACTGTACCGAGGGGATTGGCGAGGTCGGCGGGTTCTCGATCACGGTCAAGGACGATCTGCGCCTCTACCTGATCGAGACGGCGGAGAAGGGCATGTCGTGGATGCGCCTGAAGGCCAAGGGCACGGCCGGGCACGGCTCGATGATCAACGACGACAACGCCGTCACGAACCTGGTCAACGCGGTCACCCGGCTCGGTAACCACCAGTGGCCGTTGCGCGTGACGCCGACCGTGCGGCAGTTCCTGGGGGAGCTGGAAGATGTGCTCGGGGTCGAGCTCGATCCGGAGGACATGACCGAGACGCTCTCCAAGCTCGGCAGCTTCTCGCGGATGTTCGGCGCGACGCTTCGCAACACCACCAATCCGACCATGCTGAGCGCCGGCTACAAGGTGAACGTGATTCCCGGCGATGCCGAGGCGTACGTCGACGGCCGGTACCTGCCGGGGTATGAGGACGAGTTCTTCGCCACGATCGACGAGTTGATCGGCGACAAGGTGACGCGCGAGGCCGCCGTAGAGGACATCGCGCTCGAGACCGAGTTCAGCGGTGACCTGGTCGAGGCGATGAAGGCCTGTCTCGCGGCCGAGGACCCGCAGAGTCGTACGGCGCCGTTGCTGATGTCGGGTGGTACGGACGCCAAGGCGTGGAGTCGGCTCGGTATTCGCTGCTTCGGGTTCGCGCCGTTGCAGCTGCCGCCGGATCTCGACTTCATGGGCATGTTCCACGGCATCGACGAGCGGGTGCCCACCTCGGCGCTGGAGTTCGGCTCCCGCGTCCTCGACCGCTTCTTCGACCAGGCCTGA
- a CDS encoding LysR family transcriptional regulator, producing MASLPSVEDLQLVLAISAAGSVGTAARELRIAQPSASQRLARLERACGTRLFDRDTRGARPTAAGIELARQAAQILGRLDSVYDATRAAAADPRLVVGTFASLGAVLFPILDEELAPLTVEQRVDHGQQLVEFVAEGTMQAAFIAIADQLTLPRTVRAQPVGHEELMTFLPAGVEPPRGRKEPLKGLDVPFSTYDRGVDEIRARLIALGANARRGVTLATTVAMARRRAQPAVVPRSALAGQLQPGERLVTAPFRYRLTLSLVTPSTPDPRILRVLPTLRRELGLRRP from the coding sequence ATGGCCTCATTGCCCTCGGTAGAGGATCTCCAGCTCGTACTGGCGATCAGCGCGGCTGGTTCGGTCGGTACGGCGGCCCGGGAGCTGCGAATCGCCCAGCCCTCCGCGAGCCAGCGACTGGCCCGGCTCGAACGGGCGTGCGGCACCCGCCTGTTCGACCGGGATACGCGCGGCGCACGCCCGACCGCCGCGGGCATCGAGCTGGCCCGGCAGGCGGCGCAAATCCTCGGCCGGCTCGACTCCGTGTACGACGCCACTCGCGCGGCCGCGGCGGATCCACGCCTGGTGGTCGGCACCTTCGCGAGCCTGGGCGCCGTACTGTTCCCGATCCTGGACGAGGAACTCGCGCCGCTGACTGTCGAACAACGCGTCGACCACGGCCAGCAGCTGGTGGAATTCGTTGCCGAAGGCACCATGCAGGCCGCGTTCATCGCGATCGCCGACCAACTGACGCTGCCGCGGACCGTCCGCGCTCAACCGGTGGGGCACGAGGAGCTGATGACGTTCCTCCCGGCCGGGGTCGAACCGCCGCGCGGCCGGAAAGAGCCGCTCAAGGGGTTGGACGTGCCCTTCTCGACGTACGACCGGGGCGTTGACGAGATCCGGGCCCGGCTGATCGCCCTGGGCGCGAACGCTCGTCGTGGCGTGACGCTGGCCACGACGGTCGCGATGGCCCGGCGCCGCGCCCAGCCGGCCGTCGTACCGCGGAGTGCCCTGGCCGGGCAGTTGCAGCCGGGCGAGCGGCTCGTGACTGCGCCATTCCGGTATCGGCTGACGCTCAGCCTGGTAACGCCCAGCACGCCGGATCCGCGAATTCTGCGAGTTCTCCCGACGCTGCGGCGCGAACTCGGCCTGCGTCGGCCGTGA
- a CDS encoding MFS transporter gives MKAQREAVALLIGGGVADLAFRISQVAFPLVVLSETGSVAATGLAGGAAGIPVLLSPWWARKARQWVDSGARLAAIATVAAFALAMVPAAAMAGLLHPWLLIASGLLLGTCEALSTPGRSALLADTGDRWGPDKAVELLTWQDGLRRVGMLVGPSIGALAVTAGFTLELLWLEAAAVLVAGLLATAVRGNPRSLDVPEAPSIRAVLRGRRDVLLGWIARGTGCVTWFAFTLGLSVLGAERGQPGIYLAYGMTGYGVGSVLASVLAVRLVKRVQPALLAGGAWTALGFCWTGMGLWATPPAIAAFACLGGVSVVLGVAAISAVITRSSIGAERRALLSGQSVVVNAGSAAGLLAGGPLLAAFGAEHTLVGAGLLTSAVAFAVLLASRKPEAAGNPRCETSGHVDRDHHAGRAA, from the coding sequence GTGAAAGCACAACGGGAGGCGGTCGCGCTGCTTATTGGGGGAGGCGTGGCGGACCTTGCGTTCCGGATCAGCCAGGTGGCGTTCCCGCTGGTGGTCCTCAGCGAGACGGGGTCCGTGGCCGCGACGGGGCTCGCCGGTGGCGCTGCGGGGATTCCGGTGTTGCTGTCGCCGTGGTGGGCGCGGAAGGCTCGTCAGTGGGTCGATTCCGGCGCCCGGCTGGCGGCAATCGCGACCGTGGCGGCGTTTGCGCTGGCCATGGTTCCTGCAGCGGCTATGGCCGGGCTTCTCCATCCCTGGCTGTTGATAGCGAGCGGTCTGCTCCTAGGGACTTGTGAGGCTCTCTCGACGCCTGGGCGATCGGCACTCCTTGCAGACACTGGAGATCGGTGGGGTCCTGACAAGGCGGTAGAGCTGCTTACCTGGCAAGACGGCCTTCGTAGAGTTGGCATGCTGGTTGGGCCGTCGATAGGCGCTCTAGCCGTCACTGCTGGCTTCACCCTCGAGCTCCTCTGGCTAGAGGCCGCCGCGGTGCTTGTAGCCGGTCTGCTCGCGACAGCCGTTAGGGGCAATCCGAGATCGCTAGACGTACCTGAGGCGCCGTCGATTCGTGCAGTTCTCCGTGGCCGCAGGGACGTCCTCTTGGGCTGGATAGCGCGGGGGACCGGTTGTGTCACTTGGTTCGCATTCACCCTCGGCCTATCGGTTCTAGGCGCCGAACGCGGACAGCCCGGCATCTACCTGGCGTACGGCATGACCGGGTACGGCGTTGGGTCCGTCCTGGCGTCCGTACTCGCCGTACGCCTGGTTAAACGGGTGCAGCCCGCGCTGCTGGCCGGAGGCGCGTGGACCGCCCTCGGGTTCTGCTGGACCGGCATGGGCCTCTGGGCAACTCCGCCCGCTATTGCGGCGTTCGCCTGCCTCGGCGGCGTCAGCGTCGTACTAGGTGTTGCAGCCATCTCTGCGGTCATAACTCGCTCATCCATTGGTGCCGAACGGCGAGCGCTCTTGTCCGGGCAGAGCGTCGTGGTCAATGCAGGCAGCGCTGCCGGCCTACTGGCGGGTGGACCGCTACTGGCCGCTTTCGGCGCGGAACACACGCTTGTCGGCGCGGGCCTGCTGACGTCCGCAGTGGCGTTCGCGGTCTTGCTGGCCAGCCGAAAACCAGAAGCGGCCGGAAATCCGCGATGCGAGACTTCGGGACATGTCGATCGAGATCACCACGCTGGCCGAGCGGCCTGA
- a CDS encoding NmrA/HSCARG family protein, whose product MSEQKIIAVAGATGAQGGGLVRAILADPERRFAVRALTRNAASDKAQALAALGAEVVEADLDDEASIRKAFDGAYGAYVVTNYWQTPAKAGQSPAEMELEQAGIAARAAKETGVQHLIWSTLEDTRDHFGSDERVPTVEETYKVPHFDAKSEANRLFTDLGVPTTFLQTTFYFDAFKQGLGPARTPDGKLVLTLPMDSAPISGIATEDIGKTAFGVFASGSEFIGETVSIAGDHVTGKELAQTFTEVLGEQVDYQPLGFDDYRALGFPGAVELGNMFQYYAEDADGFTGRRDLDQVRKLNPELQSFRTWLEANKADIPLS is encoded by the coding sequence GTTCGCCGTGCGCGCCCTGACGCGCAACGCGGCCTCGGACAAGGCCCAGGCCCTCGCGGCTCTCGGCGCCGAGGTGGTGGAGGCGGACCTCGATGACGAGGCGAGCATTCGGAAGGCCTTCGACGGCGCGTACGGCGCCTATGTGGTGACGAACTATTGGCAGACCCCGGCCAAGGCGGGTCAGAGCCCGGCCGAGATGGAGCTGGAGCAGGCCGGCATCGCGGCTCGCGCGGCCAAGGAAACGGGCGTCCAGCACTTGATCTGGTCGACCCTCGAGGACACCCGCGACCACTTCGGCTCGGATGAGCGCGTGCCGACGGTCGAGGAGACCTACAAGGTGCCGCACTTCGACGCCAAGAGTGAGGCCAACCGGCTGTTCACCGACCTCGGCGTGCCGACGACTTTCCTGCAGACCACGTTCTACTTCGACGCGTTCAAGCAGGGTCTCGGCCCCGCGCGCACGCCGGACGGCAAGCTCGTGCTGACGCTGCCGATGGACTCGGCGCCGATCTCGGGCATCGCCACGGAGGACATCGGCAAGACCGCGTTCGGCGTCTTCGCGAGCGGTTCCGAGTTCATCGGCGAGACCGTGAGCATCGCCGGCGACCACGTCACCGGTAAGGAGCTGGCACAGACCTTCACCGAGGTCCTCGGCGAGCAGGTGGACTACCAGCCGCTGGGGTTCGACGACTACCGCGCGCTCGGGTTCCCGGGGGCGGTCGAGCTCGGCAACATGTTCCAGTACTACGCCGAGGACGCCGACGGCTTCACCGGGCGGCGCGACCTCGACCAGGTCCGCAAGCTCAACCCGGAACTCCAGTCGTTCCGCACTTGGCTCGAGGCGAACAAGGCCGACATTCCCCTCAGCTGA